The genomic stretch atGGACCTATAAAATTTAACGCATCATAATGACTTATTtaatccaaggatttgtatagttacttatactatacaaatccttgtttaatCGAATCATTATTCTATAaatggtttgtttattcaacagttgtctgatgattgtgaactaaggtaatgccactcgtaatcacttaattcaattCAATGCTGATTAATTAATGTTACGTAATATAATATCTTGTCGTCGtgataaagtaataataataatacaagaagtgcagaggaagtGCCTGAAATGTCTTCTAatacggaacgtctggaataagtatgatatcgacgaagacccaaatttattgttaaaaaaaacccaacataaacatgaacaagtcaaggcaacagtaccagtttaaacattgtaaataaaggttatctTTAATATTGTCCGTTTTGcaagaagttattgtatattcattgaaattacagaatcacaggaacaatatccatgatattatttaaaatcataaagataAGTTACAACACCTCTTTGGcaaaaataatgatacttttgacaacatggcccattattttttaaaatggcccattgaatttatttttgaggggccctgggcccatagtgaaaaaaaccttccagatcactgagTGTTATTGTGTCCGTTTGTATCGCAgtttctacatttttaaattatgaagttattttccatgataacttttactttgaatttcatggcgatttttattttattcagttcACACACAGAatagctaaataaatatttacagtccaatGGACCTATAAAATTTAACGCATCATAATGACTTATTtaatccaaggatttgtatagttacttatactatacaaatccttgtttaatCGAATCATTATTCTATAaatggtttgtttattcaacagttgtctgatgattgtgaactaaggtaatgccactcgtaatcacttaattcaattCAATGCTGATTAATTAATGTTACGTAATATAATATCTTGTCGTCGtgataaagtaataataataatacaagaagtgcagaggaagtGCCTGAAATGTCTTCTAatacggaacgtctggaataagtatgatatcgacgaagacccaaatttattgttaaaaaaaacccaacataaacatgaacaagtcaaggcaacagtaccagtttaaacattgtaaataaaggttatctTTAATATTGTCCGTTTTGcaagaagttattgtatattcattgaaattacagaatcacaggaacaatatccatgatattatttaaaatcataaagataAGTTACAACACCTCTTTGGcaaaaataatgatactttttattttttttacagaggtcaattcaaatggcccactcatttgacaacatggcccattattttttaaaatggcccattgaatttatttttgaggggccctgggcccatagtgaaaaaaaccttccagatcactgagTGTTATTGTGTCCGTTTGTATCGCAgtttctacatttttaaattatgaagttattttccatgataacttttactttgaatttcatggcgatttttattttattcagttcACACACAGAatagctaaataaatatttacagtccaatGGACCTATAAAATTTAACGCATCATAATGACTTATTtaatccaaggatttgtatagttacttatactatacaaatccttgtttaatCGAATCATTATTCTATAaatggtttgtttattcaacagttgtctgatgattgtgaactaaggtaatgccactcgtaatcacttaattcaattCAATGCTGATTAATTAATGTTACGTAATATAATATCAGCACTCTTTTATAGAAACAATTCGGCAAATAAAACAACATTtcccaatttgaaaaattttaagaacttaaaaagaaaaacaaagttaatatgtatcagcttggggatcggcttgtaccgttcatgtatgtaactatttgttattacaccttacacaagatgaaagacttgttaggatcacaattgaaagaaaatgctaattactgctgattaatgttgatgtctgaattcttttatatatgttttaatataattataccagaaacatataatttgtattatatgtctctgattatacccaataatcttgaaaacttggAATAAAGacataatcaacctagttgttttatactcatctagaaggaaaatattttttaaaggccTTTTTTAATATGTTTACCGTACACCATGTACacctttaacattataataaaaataataaacatttatgaattacaattaatatatatttattttaaatccttagaaatattttttttattggggccggatcgacccgaaagcgcaaaacagccgttggacgtcagagtaatctcggactaaggCTACAGTTGAATGGAGAACCAAGTAAAAGCAATAACTTAAGgatttcatatcatttacatatatatattcataatgatTTTCTATATAGCTGGAGGACAAACAAAAGTGACCatctaatctaaaaaaaattactgaaaaccAAATAAAAAGAAGCGAAAATTATATGGATGTATGAAACTGTTGTGCGAATTTATTCCCCTTTCACAGTAACTACTGTATTTTTTAAAGCTCAATTTAACAACATAAATTTGGAAGTTGAGATAAAAAGATGTTTTTCCTTACATTTGAGTCTTTCAATGAGTTTGACAGGGAACAAATAAAttctcatttatttattttttattcttcctACTTCCGGTTTCAACCGTGAGTTACGCCACAAGAAAGTTACAcatgtaaatgttaaaaaataatgtttttctatCAAATAGTTTACTAACTATACTTGTATAAAGTCTTTCTTACtgtttgtaatgtaaataaatattcttttgtAATTCTATTATCACCGGTCAAATCGTCAGTTTGTTTCTATGTTGAACATGCAGTCCCTATGGAATTAATGAAGATCCTATGCCTATGACATCCACACCAAATACATGGAAGATCAGCTGATTGTGTGTTGAAAAGGCCATTGTAATTGTGTTCAACTTGATATATTTAACATGAACAACATTTACCCTTATATATCACGGAATGACCAGCGCAGATATAAGCACTGTACGTAGGAGTAGccggtaattaaaaaaaaatgtaaaaaagctCAACATTGCAACAAAATGATTGGTTGATTCAGAATATAGATTCAGATAATTTCTGAGGGAACAAAAGATAATGATTAAAATTATTGTGCAAGGTTTAACATTGAAGCCATTAAAGAAACTCTATTCGATAATTTTTAACTACAAGAATTATGACATTCCTTCTAAGTTAccggtatcaggtccgttcgcgcccaatatactttcgcaccctacaccttcgcacctcgcacgttcgcacccatggtccgttcgcactctactcgttcgcgcccaattttaattcaaattcgagttgaataattggaaaatcatgattgttgtttttaattgctttcgtgtaaatactgaatgtatttatagcttggtatgagtaaaagattgaagattttaaatgaaaaacacaaaagataattgtttttaacagcttggtccctttgatctgaaataatgaaacaatacactattatatattactatacatgataaaatttaatcaacacacaaaaaaaaaaaaaaagaaacgtagtcagaatctcacttcattttgaaacaagtcattgaaacaaaagttatagcaatacactaaccaaaacatgataaacagttattcaacacaaaataaaacgttgaccgcagaatcccactttatttagaaaggaatataattatttttaacaatacactatccaaaacatgattaagatttattcaacacaaaaaaaaatgctgtctcactttattttgagaccaTGAAAACAATCATACTTATAAGAATactacttgccaaaacttgattacaaagttattaaacacaaaaccaattaaaattgggcgcgaacatgtaggatGCGAAaatgaaagggggcgaacatgagtgggtgcggacgtgaatgggcgcgaacggacccggattcaggtCAAGAAGCTTCAAGAAGGGACAAGAAGAATAATTTAGTGACAAGAAGACCATTTAGCGacaggattttttatttttttttattaagattattccaaatttatattctaaaaatatgcaaaagaaacaaatttagcgacaaaaaagttaatattctatcaataaatatatagattgctacatttatttgtgatattttattatttgttttgtattacACAGAGTCATATTAATTAGAGGGGGTACTGAACACggaaacacatgaaataaaaatcgtAAAAACGATgcaagaaaaacaaaaatcgggTAAAATGAAGCATGAGAAATAAAtcgtaaatattaagaaaaaagtaCCAGAAGTTATTACTCAGCCGTTCTTGGAGAtcatgcagtcattattaatggtCATTAAGACCTTGCGGTCACCTTTTAGTGTCCGGTACTTGcatcttatttgaaaaaaatattaatcatagTAATTTGATGGACTTCATTAATACCATACATATTGCAAAAGTAGAATGTTAACAATATACATAGATTACACAAGTTTGAGAATTAAGGTATTATAACACACTGACTTTTAAATCATGCAGGACATGCAAGAGAAATTAAGAGCACTGACACGAAACACAGAtaataaataaggggaaatacAAAGCACGCAAATCTAGCCAAACACGAGTAAACGAGGAATAAAACGTCAAAAAACGAATATGTGAAATATAAAGGCTGAAAAGGTTGCACCCTCTAAATACATACCCTGTCATATTATGATAATAATTTTACTTGTGTTTAattagatatttttataactgtcTTTGTACAATATAATAACTTGCAAAATGCATTATGTCTGCATCATTGTCCCGAAAATACAGACACAAATTGTGAATTACAATTAACTGAAATCAAATATAAGGAAAACATtattaaaatgtgattttttttcattattttattttgtgtattgcctcattaaacgatatttatcatgtttaccCATAGTTTAATGTTGATTAAAGATCAAAAGGAAATCAATGACAATTTAGAATTTTCAACATGACAATGGACATGAATGTTATTCATTCACTTGATTGAAAAATTGCCTTTGGGAATTCATACAAATGAACAGCTACCTTTCTCTGCAAAAATAAGTTTATACAATTGTTCTAATTATATTAAAAGGTCTGGTCTTTTTTTCCAGATCAACAAAGAGAAACAGCAGCTGAGAACTTAAAAGCTATGGAAGATATGGTGtttagtttgtctttacttcATGCCCATTGTGAGTCATGTGTTaacaaaaagtgtaatattacaCCAGATCAACTTAGCAGCTGTGAAATGACAGACTGTGAAAATATGTGTGGCCACAGATTTCACTTGTGCAAGAAAGAAGAACATGAACTTATTTGTTCCCAACAAAAAGTACCATGTATTAACCATTCTAATGGGTGTCCATTGGAAATGGCAAGGTGTAAAAGGGCATCTCATTTAAGTGTTTGTCCAGCAAGTGTCCAAAGGTGTGTTGTTGAGTGGAATCGGTGGCCAATGCATTCAAAAGAAGAATGTTTAACAACACCATTGCCTCTTGATAGCCAACATGTAAAATGTACTCAATTAGATGTGGCATTAGCACTCAGAGATCAGCGAATGCTTGTTCAATCAATGAAAATTCcaagaaaaatcagaaaaatctTCCAAAATTCACTTACACAAAAATACCCCAGTGTTCCTCTAGAGCAGAACAGAAGTTCTTCCATTGACTCAGATAATACTATAGACGATACATCAGGAGCTACATCTGATGAAGACACACCATGGGGAAGTCAGAAGTGTCCGCCGGGACTACAAAAAACAGTCGTTAATCAATTACATAAAGCTTCAAAACAAACTGCTGACAGCGTTTCTGCAACATTAGACTTGTTTTCCCATCATTTTGGTAAAGCAGGTCTAAAACATCTGACACAAAAGTTACATGGGATCACTGAAACTGAAGAAGCAAAATCAAGTGGACATCAAACAGATGAAACTGACAATGATAAAATTAAACACTCATTAGATGTTGATTCTAGTGAGAAAATGTCAGAACCAAAGTCATGTGATCTATCAGAGTCAGCTGATGACTACACAGTAATATCAGTAGAAGATGTTTATACAAAAGATATCAAATTGCATAATTTGTTAGGAGTTAGTCTAGATATAGAATGCATATCAAAGTATATACCAAAGCCTAAGAAAATGTATACTTTTCTCTGTGCTCAAGATTTTAGAAGAGACGAGTATCCCTGGCATTTCAAAAATGTTCATAATGATATCCACTGTGGGTTAAATGGAATGATGGAGTTCAGATGTCCCCTTGCCTACATGGGATGTGATTATTCTTGtcaaaagttatctcccttagaaCCTAAAGGGAAAATAGTACATAGCGCATTACAAGAAAGCTTTGGGCTAGCTATTACAAATTCAGAGGATCAAATGAAGGAAGAAAAAATGGAGGAAGTGCAATGCAAAAACTGCTCTGTTATAGAGTCAGATAAGCGAAAACTAAGGGAAGCAACTCCAGAGATAACTACATCACAAAAATATGACTCAAACATAAAAATCCTTCCAAAATATCAGTGCAATAGATTATGTGATAGTGCAAGTAGTTTCCCATCTTCTGATGGAAAGATTTACCTTGACTGTCTTCCATTTGAGGTGCTACAACACATTGTTGTGTTTTTAGACAGTTTCAGTCTATGCAATCTCTCTTTAACTTCAAAACTATTAAGAGATGTTTGTGCTTCACGCCTTGACCAGAAGGGCATGGTTATACCAGTTTGGCAGGCAAGAGGGGATGGTGTTAAACCTTCATGGACCATTGCATACTGGGTAGGTTtaagtattaaaattttataggGGACAAAGTAACAAATACATACCAGAAGTTGAATGCATGTATTAATTGTGTTTATATATTAATAGTGGGTTAATAGTTTTTAATACTCCATGCATTAATATAAGCCCCAGAAGTATGTTGTAATTACATTTGTGactatattataaattatttatagtataatatagtatatgtatatttaaaatatacatatatatatatacaataatatttaaatatccATTGAACATTTCACAAAGATTTGCATCCATCATGTTAATCATTAGTCATGTAAgttataatgttgtccttcaaagaaggtaaaaacaaattatatatgtaaatgtacgTTGTATTTTAAAAAGCTACAGCTTAAGCAGTGAAGAcagatttttttcagaaacaCAGCCGTatcattttaccaaaaaaatgttattcatatatttgtatttacaagCTTCTTTGAAATTATGAacaatgtatacaaaaaaaaaggtttgaaattcaaaatttataaaaaaaaactttaataagtATGTCTCTTTTCAGAAATGGTGTTTTAGTACAAGCTTTACTCCAGTGAGGAAATGGCAATACCATACAGGGAATGGTCTGTTTGAGCATTTAAAGATCTGTCCATACAATCAGGAAAATAGCAAGAATATCAAAACTGAACCATTTTGTCCTGCATCAGAACTTATGTCAATAAAAACTGCACCAGAAGAGAAAAATACAACCAAGTCTTTACTCAAACTGATATCTGCTTGaaagaaacaggaaatttacatATCAAAAGTCTTCAGTAAATGTGTCATACATTtcacacaaacaaacaaatatatttgataattatttatttatatcatgtatatagtgaGCCtgattttgcaaaatttttgacAGCATCAGAAAATAGATACACAAAGTATGATTGCTTTGGGAAACATTAATTGTAAACAACAACATGTAGAAAAAggaagtttttgaaaaaaaatagtaaaagggagataataattCAATGATTATGATTTCTATTTGCACAGAAAGTTTCTTCTATTACTCTTTATCATGTTtgagaccaaaaaaaaaatggaaactaTTTTAATCATTTCATGGGTCcaaattttgtgaattttatttgtattttcatggatattttatttcttagTTTTGCtagtttgtacattttgtatactGGCCTATATAAAATTTGCACTGCATTCATCCTTTTAATTTGTGGTTAAGCAATAGGCACTTAATCAGATTAAGTTGATCCATGTAAATTGGTATCCCAGCCAAACCATATAAGGTTAAATTTGCCAAAGATGCAACATTAAACATGCAAGTCCACTTTGGAACTGAAGACAACATAATTTGCACTGCATTCATCCTTTTAATTTGTGGTTAGGCAATAGGCACTTAATCAGATTAAGTTGATCCATGTAAATTGGTATCCCAGCCAAACCATATAAGGTTAAATTTGCCAAAGATACAACATTAAACATGCAAGTCCACTTTGGAACTGAAGACAACATAATTTGCACTGCATTCATCCTTTTAATTTGTGGTTAGGCAATAGGCACTTAATCAGATTAAGTTGATCCATGTAAATTGGTATCCCAGCCAAACCATATAAGGTTAAATTTGCCAAAGATGCAACATTAAACATGCAAGTCCACTTTGGAACAAGTTGATCCATGTAAATTGGTATCCCAGCCAAACCATATAAGGTTAAATTTGCCAAAGATGCAACATTAAACATGCAAGTCCACTTTGGAACTGAAGACAACATGTTCATTCTAATATGAATAATAAATGTATGTCTTAATAACTTATAAAGTTAGGCATGGTCACCAAAACAAGTGGGTTAAATTGTAAGGTTGTAATATACTTTGGAGACCTTGAAgtttgtaaaaaattataaatacccAGGTAACTTACACATGTTCGTAATTTTATATGTTAACAATCACACCGTTTTTATGATCACAAATGATTTGAAGAGttttttctttgttatatttgTCCAATCTCCATATCATGTACTTTTgctgtttatgtgatgtatattgttttgttgttaaatcatagctaagttttgtttttttgtttgtagcGTGCTTGACATTCTTTTCATAGATGTGTTAAAATTTTCTTTGTGTTTATTTATtagttaatttatttatttattaattggcATTAATTCtttattacaaaatatgttttaaacaaggtttttttttttattgtttgtttatttgaaaaGGAACCATAccaacaaaatatatatgtaggtGGATATCACATTAGCATAATACAAATTAGAactatataaatttgttttattctaataaaaaaaaatgtttgatatggccaattaaaattaattgatagattttcatccccgcccgcccctctgaaatcgtcccgccccgatgttttttattttataaaatttacgatttACGAATTTTGTTCGTTTCCGTTACCGATAACCGTTAAAATTTCGTTTCATTTATGCATTCCTGTTTCAATTTTCGGTTTTGTACCTCGAGTAAATCTAACCAAAATGATtgtcgacatattctgctgctctatcATGACAACATCATCTTTCGAGAGTAAAAACTGATGAATGACGTGAAATACTCGTGTTACGAGAAAAACGCTGTGTCCTAGACCAcaaatcgcggtatgtcacaaatttctgtgattagaaaacTGGATTTTTTTAGGCAATAACTTTGTGTCAGGAagtttaaataagaaagatatccAAAGCGCAAAAATCGTGGAACccattgatacagaaaacatgactggattaaagataTTGAAACACAAACACGAACTTGTTTATTGAGTTTAAAAAGTCGACTAACATACGCTTATTTATTTACAGAAGACCTTAGATTTTACCCATGACTGTCTTTTCTTGTTGATTAACACAAAATTTCCCAATATCCCCAAAAGggtcattaaacaacaacttctttttttttattaagtccaCATGTGTTTTACAtggtaattatattttcatcttgcaTAAATGCATAagtaccaaccctattattttAAACACTGtttgtgttttcattttattctgtactcataataattgtgttgcataccaatgcatttgcttcattttatgggTACTAAAAACAATCGTTTAGGAACCCAAATACATTTGGTGTAGaaagtccaactgaagagagcatttctacACGTCTTTGTTGTTTAGTTTCTAACATGTTCTAAAGCCTAGCTCAATTAGAGACATGTATTTTAggatttgaaaaataatgtaagattcctcatacctgtgtatacatgatataagcttattattacacttgcatacatgaagaactcgtcacaaaatggtttcatatgaaataaaattaaaaaaaataaaatcctcccacccgccccatttttttcaaaaatttggatgaaaatctactaattaattttagttggcctaatactaaattatttaagtttattaatggaaATGTTCTTTAGGGTTCATTTGatctttcaaatttgaaaaaaaatacaaagagatTATTGCTTCCTTTTAgatcaaatttttgtttttcctcTCCCTACTGACAGATGGGCATCAGAACACAAGCATGACAAGTATTTATGATGTCCCATTTATTAAAGCATTTTCTGTAAAACATAGAGTTTTGGCAACATTCTTATGATTTTGGTACCTGTAAGTGTATTGCTATTAAATAATCTACCACAGTATTTGTCTGTTTGAACAATAAGAGTCTTAAAAATGTTTACTTGGTGCTAAAATGCACTCAATGGTTCTTTTTCTTAGATATTTGTTAAAACTAtgcttttttttggggggggggatgtTTTGATTTTGTGTCCCTCAAATCTTGTTGAATGTACAATCTATTTCCTGTGACTTTTATCACACACAAAATTCTTACACAAAGTAATTCATTTGGGTCATGAACAATTTTGTATAACTTACAATCAATTTTAGTCataatattttctgtaaaaattcaTTGATATAATATTAATGAAATCTTTGAAAACACCTACAAACCaatcatgatagatataatcatACACTAGTgttcaaagtttgaaaaaaaagatattcttGTTTTGTTATGTACTTCTATGCATTATTAAGtctttcaataaaattttaatattatattgattttgacttttatttgATGCTGAAATTAGAAAACAAATTTTCATCCACTGACATTATTTCAGTTTATCTTACCAAAGagcaatgaaaacaaaattcacCATCTGACAAAATAGCAAGGAAAACACCATTTCTTCACCTGACAGAAAAGCATGGAAAACATGATTTTATCACCTGACCAAAAAGCATGGAAAACACAATTTCATTACCTCACAAAAGAgcaagaaaaacactatttcattACCTCACCCAAGAGCAAGGAAAACACAATTTCATCATATTACCAAAAAGCAAGGAAAACACAATTTCATTATATTACCAAAAAGCAAGAAAACACAATTTCATCACATTACCAAAAAGAAAGGA from Mytilus edulis chromosome 7, xbMytEdul2.2, whole genome shotgun sequence encodes the following:
- the LOC139481073 gene encoding F-box only protein 30-like isoform X1; the encoded protein is MNNIYPYISRNDQRRYKHYQQRETAAENLKAMEDMVFSLSLLHAHCESCVNKKCNITPDQLSSCEMTDCENMCGHRFHLCKKEEHELICSQQKVPCINHSNGCPLEMARCKRASHLSVCPASVQRCVVEWNRWPMHSKEECLTTPLPLDSQHVKCTQLDVALALRDQRMLVQSMKIPRKIRKIFQNSLTQKYPSVPLEQNRSSSIDSDNTIDDTSGATSDEDTPWGSQKCPPGLQKTVVNQLHKASKQTADSVSATLDLFSHHFGKAGLKHLTQKLHGITETEEAKSSGHQTDETDNDKIKHSLDVDSSEKMSEPKSCDLSESADDYTVISVEDVYTKDIKLHNLLGVSLDIECISKYIPKPKKMYTFLCAQDFRRDEYPWHFKNVHNDIHCGLNGMMEFRCPLAYMGCDYSCQKLSPLEPKGKIVHSALQESFGLAITNSEDQMKEEKMEEVQCKNCSVIESDKRKLREATPEITTSQKYDSNIKILPKYQCNRLCDSASSFPSSDGKIYLDCLPFEVLQHIVVFLDSFSLCNLSLTSKLLRDVCASRLDQKGMVIPVWQARGDGVKPSWTIAYWKWCFSTSFTPVRKWQYHTGNGLFEHLKICPYNQENSKNIKTEPFCPASELMSIKTAPEEKNTTKSLLKLISA
- the LOC139481073 gene encoding F-box only protein 30-like isoform X2, with translation MEDMVFSLSLLHAHCESCVNKKCNITPDQLSSCEMTDCENMCGHRFHLCKKEEHELICSQQKVPCINHSNGCPLEMARCKRASHLSVCPASVQRCVVEWNRWPMHSKEECLTTPLPLDSQHVKCTQLDVALALRDQRMLVQSMKIPRKIRKIFQNSLTQKYPSVPLEQNRSSSIDSDNTIDDTSGATSDEDTPWGSQKCPPGLQKTVVNQLHKASKQTADSVSATLDLFSHHFGKAGLKHLTQKLHGITETEEAKSSGHQTDETDNDKIKHSLDVDSSEKMSEPKSCDLSESADDYTVISVEDVYTKDIKLHNLLGVSLDIECISKYIPKPKKMYTFLCAQDFRRDEYPWHFKNVHNDIHCGLNGMMEFRCPLAYMGCDYSCQKLSPLEPKGKIVHSALQESFGLAITNSEDQMKEEKMEEVQCKNCSVIESDKRKLREATPEITTSQKYDSNIKILPKYQCNRLCDSASSFPSSDGKIYLDCLPFEVLQHIVVFLDSFSLCNLSLTSKLLRDVCASRLDQKGMVIPVWQARGDGVKPSWTIAYWKWCFSTSFTPVRKWQYHTGNGLFEHLKICPYNQENSKNIKTEPFCPASELMSIKTAPEEKNTTKSLLKLISA